The genomic segment CACCCAGACCTCCTGTTTAGACGACGCTAACGTCTATGAACTGGCCTTGGGGCAGAATCATTCCTGGCACTTTGGTGGGAATAGCCCCGTTGATGTTTCCTTGGCGATTAAGGGGAGTGCAAGGGTGTATGCTGATGATGTGTTGATGTGGGAAGGACATAGTGATAGTTTCACACTGGTTAGATTTATTACATCTTACGGGGTTAATGAAATAAGGGTGGTGGCCGACAGCAGGCAGGCCACGGTGACAGATCTGCTCGTTACTGCCATGGCCTAATTGGGATAAGCACAAAGGTGGATGAACAGACCGGGCGTAGCTTTGCCTTACTCCAATTGTATTGAGCAGAAGGTCCAGGCCAGTTGGTTGCCAATTGTGTAATAGGCGTTCAATATCAGTCCAAGATATACCTGAGGTAAGTTTTTGTAGAAAACATGGTGTTGTTTTGGTAAGTCTATGGTCAGGATGTGACACAAGGTGGAGAACGAAAGGAGAGAAGATTATATGCGTAAACTCAGTGCCTACATGGTAGCAGCAGCGGTTTTGGTTTTACTTTCAACGGCTTTGGTTTTCGGTGCTAGTTTGCCCTATGAAATAGATTTTTCCCGGGAAGCGGATGGTACCTTGCCTGTTGGGTGGTATCCATTGACCGGAGACTGGCAGGTTGTGGACGGAACACTGGAAGGTTCCTATCCCCCTGTTCCAGGGGATGCCCAAGGGGCATTCATCTTTATTCCCGATCTACTCGTCGATGACTTTGATATGACGATGACCATTGAGTTTAAATCGGTTAGTGACGGTCGACGGTTTGGCGCAATCATGATTCGTAGTGCGGCGGCAACAGGTGCACCAAGGCACAAGTTCCTTTTACGTCAGGAGGCCACAAGAAACGATGGTGTCGGCCTATTGTTTAGGGATAGTGACAAGAGGTCTTCTTGGGTACAACGCACTAACCTAGATCATGACTTTGAACTTGATACCCCCTATAGGCTGCGTGTTTTGGCATATGGCGATCAAATTAAGTTCTTGGTTAATGATACACTAGCTTTGAACGCAGATGCCACGACCTATCTGCAGAAAGGGTCCATTGGTTTTGCGGTGCACGGAGCTACTGTGCGCTTTAGTGATATTAGGATTGACGAAATCGACGAGAGAGAGTTTGATTCTATAAGGTAAATCAGAGAGCATCCTGACCACATAGGTGCCTCGGTTAAATAACCGAGGCACCTTCTGATCCCGATGACCCCCGCAATGGTTGCAGAGCATTTAAGTTTATCTGGAAAAGGAATTACATAATATCTCGTATGATTTATATGCCCTAGCTTTCATCTAGTCGTTGCCTTTGTACAAGTCTTTGAGTCTTTCGTGTTGGTTCTACGTTCTTCCATGATAGAGTACCGAGCGAAGTGGCATCT from the Limnochordia bacterium genome contains:
- a CDS encoding DUF1080 domain-containing protein, with protein sequence MRKLSAYMVAAAVLVLLSTALVFGASLPYEIDFSREADGTLPVGWYPLTGDWQVVDGTLEGSYPPVPGDAQGAFIFIPDLLVDDFDMTMTIEFKSVSDGRRFGAIMIRSAAATGAPRHKFLLRQEATRNDGVGLLFRDSDKRSSWVQRTNLDHDFELDTPYRLRVLAYGDQIKFLVNDTLALNADATTYLQKGSIGFAVHGATVRFSDIRIDEIDEREFDSIR